The window TTTCTTGTGCTCAAACACCATTCTTAACGCCATGGCATTTAATTGCTTCTCGGCAGACTCCTTAGCCCTTTGGAACCTAGGATGAGATATCCATCTTTTCGACTTTAGATCTGTCCTCAGGAATTCCAGAAAGAGGTTTTTAAAAGGTTCCAGACCATCTTTCTTGCGGTTATCTAAGAATACCTTGTGAAGGGCATCCAGCTTAATCTCAATGATTCCGCTCTTACTGTCTCTAATCCACTCTAATTCGTAGGGAACAGTTCTGTCGGGATGAGTGAAATAGATACAGAAATCGTAACCCGATATGTTGCCAACGATATCTACATGGTGCCCATGAAAAATCGATTCAACCTTGACATCAAGAAGAGTGATTTCACTCGGGGGTGTGATTAGGTATGGTACTTCAGCGTATTTTCCGCTTGATGTCTTTTTGGCTAGAGTCTTTTTATACTCA is drawn from Photobacterium profundum SS9 and contains these coding sequences:
- a CDS encoding competence protein CoiA family protein; the encoded protein is MSLTLIPFGLETSTNNLVDVAEVENGKKCGCICPSCSTPLIAKQGNEKAWHFSHSSKGVKDKTKDECAYNFYLSLRLMARQVISGNLTIALPEYKKTLAKKTSSGKYAEVPYLITPPSEITLLDVKVESIFHGHHVDIVGNISGYDFCIYFTHPDRTVPYELEWIRDSKSGIIEIKLDALHKVFLDNRKKDGLEPFKNLFLEFLRTDLKSKRWISHPRFQRAKESAEKQLNAMALRMVFEHKKSESKTEEKKIPSAKKELPHHRCAKCSTAWSVKQGYICPKCFTVCRTSH